Genomic DNA from Candidatus Sphingomonas phytovorans:
GGGGGCGGGGGCTGCTCGATCCGGGGGAGGTCAGCCGAGGCGATGCTCCCGGCGGGTGCATCGATCCGCCAGCCCCAGCCCGAGCCGGCCCGGTCGAACGGCGCGGGCGAGACAAGGCGCGATCGATCGACCGTGCCGTCGGGGCCGACCGCGGTGGCAAGCAGCGCGACCTGGGCGTCGAGGCGCTGGTCGAGGCCCTGCATGACGAAATGTTCGAGCACCGCGCCGATCGCCAGCGCGGCGAAGGCGAGCGCGGCGATCGTCGCGAGCGCGGCCAGCGCGGCAAGGCGGCCGAACAGCGATCGCGGCATCAGCCTCACGGTTGGGTCCCGGTCAGGCGATAGCCCCGGCCGCGCACCGTCTCGATCAGGTCGCGGCCGATCTTCCGCCGTAACCGGCCGATGATCACTTCGAGCGAGTTGGAATCGGGATCGGCATCGCTTTCATAGACATGCTCGAGCAGGTCGAGCCGGTCGATCACCGCTTCCTTGCGCAGCATCAGCGCCGAGAGCACGCGCCATTCGAGCGCGGTGAGGCGGAGCGGCAGGCGGTCGAGTTCGAACTGGCCGGTCTGGGCGTCGAAGCTGAGCGGGCCGCAGGCGATCAGCGTGGCGGAATGGCCGGCGGCGCGGCGGATCAGCGCGCGCAGGCGCATCACCAGCTCCTCGACCCGGAACGGCTTGGTCAGATAGTCGTCGGCCCCGGCGCGAAACCCCTCGACCTTGTCCGACCAGCCGTCGCGCGCGGTGAGGATCAGCACGGGCAGGCTGCGGCCGGCGGCGCGCCATTCCTGCAGCACGGCGATGCCCGGCTTCACCGGCAGGCCGAGATCCAGCACCGCCGCGTCATAGGTGCCGGTATCGCCGAGATGCGCGCCGTCCTCGCCATTGCCGGCGATGTCGACCGCGAAATTCTCGGCGCGCAGCGCCCGGGCGATGCCGTCGGCGAGCGCCGCGTCGTCCTCGACCAGCAAAATGCGCATCGGGGCTCCTTTCCGTCACCGCGCTAGGCCCGCGGCTTAAACCGAAACTGAACGGGGAGGTTCAGCGGGGTGTGGGCGGGCATCGCTATCACGGCTTCACTCGGAAACGATGGAGTGAAACCGAATGACTGAAGAAATCACCCGGAAGCCGGCCCGCAAGCCGTCGCTTCGCATGACCCTTGCCGCCATCGCCCTGCTGGGCGCGGGCGGCGCGGTTGGCGCGACCGCGGCGCGGATGGCCGGCCCCTCGATCGAGGTGGCGCCGCTCAATCCCGTGACGATCGCCTCGCTCAAGACCGGTCAGGGCCTGGTCACCGTGCGCGGCAGGGTCGGGGAGGTCTATGGATCGAACTTCATCCTAGCCGATGCGAGCGGCCGTACGATGATCGAGGGCGGGCCGCGGTCCGACGGCCTCGTCACGGCCGGCAGCT
This window encodes:
- a CDS encoding response regulator codes for the protein MRILLVEDDAALADGIARALRAENFAVDIAGNGEDGAHLGDTGTYDAAVLDLGLPVKPGIAVLQEWRAAGRSLPVLILTARDGWSDKVEGFRAGADDYLTKPFRVEELVMRLRALIRRAAGHSATLIACGPLSFDAQTGQFELDRLPLRLTALEWRVLSALMLRKEAVIDRLDLLEHVYESDADPDSNSLEVIIGRLRRKIGRDLIETVRGRGYRLTGTQP